Part of the Crossiella cryophila genome, AGCGGCACCGAGGTGCGCAGCCCGCCCTGGAACCCGGCGCCGAAGCCGACCCCGGCGATCGCGGTGCCCAGGAAGAACAGCGGCAGCGCACCGATCTCCAGCGCGATCAGGGTCACCGCCACGCCGATGATCAGCGCGAACACCCCGGTGCGCATGGTGAGTTCGGGGGAGCGGTTGCGCATCACCACGGTGGTCAGCGCGGCGATTCCGGCCATGGTGAACAGGGCCAGCCCACCCAGCAGCGGCGAGCCGCCCCCGCCGAGCTTGGCCACCAGGGCCGGGCCGAGCGCGCCGTAGAGCCCGGCCAGCGCCCACACCGCGAACAGCACCGGCGCCGCGGTGAGCACCCGTGCCCGCACCGCCGAGGGCAGGATGATCTCCGGGCGGAGGCTGGCGAGTGCGCCGGGGGCCCGGCTGACGGTCTCGCGCATGAGCACGATGCCCAGTCCCTGCACCAGGAACACCACCAGCAGCACCAGGTAGACCAGTTCGGTTGGCGCGGGCAGGTAGCGCACCAGCAGGGCGGAGAACAACGCGCCGACCGCGGTGCCGATGCCGGGCGCGACCGCGTTGGCCAGCTGCCCGCGCTTCGCGTCCAGGTCGAGCATGCCCGCGCCGAGCGCACCGACGGCGGCGCCGGTGGCCACCCCCTGCACCACCCGGGCGACCAGCAGCGCGCCCACCCCGTCCGCGGTGGCGAAGACCAGCATCGCGGCGGCCTGCACGACCAGCGCCACCAGCAGCACCGGCCGCCGGCCCAGGTGGTCGGACAGCTTGCCCAGCACCAGCAGCGCGGCCAGCACGGACACCGCGTACACCCCGAACACGACGGTGGTGGTGATCGGGGAGAAACCCCATTGTTCCTGGTAGTGGGCGTACAGCGGGGTCGGTGCGCTGGAGGAGGCCAGCAGTGAGACGACCAGCGAGGCCAGCAGGTACAACGCCGCCGAGTCCGGCAGCCGTCCGCTCCGGGTCAAGGTGTGGGCCATGCCCGAACCTCCGATTGGGTAGACAGGTCTGTTCAGTCGTGGACGACGATAGACAGAGCTGTCTAGTTCGGCAAGGGGGGTGATTGTGACCTGGATCGCGGAGTGTTCGAAAGCCCCTTGTCGGATTCGTCATTTTATGGGTGCTCCGCATTTTCATACTGTCCGATTAGTCAGTTCGGCGTATTTCCCGATCGGTATGCGTACGGATAGCGTCAGTGCCGCCTTCGCTGGCTCGGTTCGAATTGACGTGGCTGGTCAGCGGTACCGTGCCCGTGTTGGGGCTGTTCTTTCTCGGTAAGTCCGGTGCTCGTGAGGAGTAGATTTAATGAAGATCAGGTCCAGCTGGTCCAGAATGGTGAAAATGCTCGCCTCGATCGCCGGAATGGTCGTCGTTGGCGGCATAATTGCCGTTGCGCCCGCCGCCGCGGCCCCGGCCGCGCCGGCTGGGCCGACCTTCACCGGCTGGGTGTGCGCGGGCTCGCCGATCCCCGCCAATCACGTGATCACCATGCTCAACGCCAACGGCTGCCCCCAGGGCGGCTCCTGGTACCTGGAACCGGCCCGCAACGGGCAGTGGACCTGTCTGGGGTCACCGATCCCGGTCCCGTACGTGATCACGATGCTGAACGGCAACGGTTGTGGCGGGATGGGTCGCTACATCGAGCTGCCGCGCAATGGGCAGTGGACGTGCCTGGGCTCGCCGATCCCGGACGGCTATGTGATCACCATGTTGAACGGCAACGGCTGTGGCGGGATGGGTCGCTACATCGAGCTGCCGCGTAACGGGCAGTGGACGTGCCTGGGCTCGCCGATCCCGGACGGTTACGTGATCACCATGTTGAACGGCAACGGTTGTGGTGGCATGGGCCGCTACATCGAGCTGGCCAGGGACGGGCAGTGGATCTGCCTGGGCTCGCCGATCCCGGCCGGGTACGTCGTCCAGCG contains:
- a CDS encoding MFS transporter codes for the protein MAHTLTRSGRLPDSAALYLLASLVVSLLASSSAPTPLYAHYQEQWGFSPITTTVVFGVYAVSVLAALLVLGKLSDHLGRRPVLLVALVVQAAAMLVFATADGVGALLVARVVQGVATGAAVGALGAGMLDLDAKRGQLANAVAPGIGTAVGALFSALLVRYLPAPTELVYLVLLVVFLVQGLGIVLMRETVSRAPGALASLRPEIILPSAVRARVLTAAPVLFAVWALAGLYGALGPALVAKLGGGGSPLLGGLALFTMAGIAALTTVVMRNRSPELTMRTGVFALIIGVAVTLIALEIGALPLFFLGTAIAGVGFGAGFQGGLRTSVPLAEPHERAGVLSLLFVVSYLGFGLPAVAAGVLVVHGPGLIGATLIYGGVLIALAVLALVRLFTPVPAGDPEPALSRL